From the Pangasianodon hypophthalmus isolate fPanHyp1 chromosome 18, fPanHyp1.pri, whole genome shotgun sequence genome, the window ctttcaAGCAGTCCTTCCCCTGTGTACCTGTTGAGTGCCATGGTAACTGTTGCTCCTGGCTGCATATCTTGGGAAGCAGCAACAGCAGCCTCTGCTAAAGAAGCTACTGCCTGTGTAGCCTCAGATGCTTGCGTGGTCTGAATGGTCATCTCACCTCCCTGCAATGTTGCCCAGTTCTGCTCGACCTGAAAGAAAGCCATAATAAAGAcggaaaaaatatgaatatctaagtgaattatgaattattacatAGAATGTAATTACCCAACCAAATGCAATTAGGAGTGATAATGTACTTATTCACTTATTCTAAGACGTATATTACATCAGATGGGGGTATGTTTATTTTCTTACCTCCCCATCCGTCACTGTAGAATAGTTCACCTGGGCAACAGTAACAGTGCCTGGTAAATCGGATGCATCAGTAAGTGTGGCTACAGTTGCTCCAGTGCCCACCTGTCAAGTCAGTTATGACAGCAAAATGTGAATGTGCCAATTATTAAGTATTCATTattactttacttttaaatattcaCTTATTACTACTTTATTATTACCTCATGTAGATTAGGGATTAGGTTGGCAAATGACTGAGTACAGATACTCCATTATGATGGATAAATATTTGTACATACGTCTactgtaaattaaatgaatatgaGAGTTGTCCTCACTaatacaagaaaataaatttttattttatatagtagtTTATTTTTAACTCTTGAGCACTCAAGAATATTATATcacataaaatgtataatcattgttTCTTAACCTTGTTAACCACCTAAACCTAGGAATGGATTTGGGTTAGAGTCAGAGGCCCTTTTCAGACTTGGCATTAAATAACAGGTCACTAACTGCAGGAGATTATCATCAGGTGCTTATGTCAACCAAGTGCAGCACCCAAACTAACGCAAGGTGacaatattacagtttttttttttttttcaagatacATTTTTGCAagtacagttctgtgcaaaagtcttaggcaaatgcaaagaaatgctgtacagcaaagatgccttcaaaaataatataaattaaatgtttttacattaaaataatactacaaagagcagtaaacagtaataaactgaaCAAAGTCAATGTTTGGTGTGAGGATCAGGTACACTTTGTGTAATCGTAAGAAATTAGCATCTTGGATACGGCTTGGAGTATCTTGGAGAAACttccacagttcttctggagactctgactgtcgcatttgcttccatttttttgtctgaaaagtgatgTCTTATGTAACatattgctttctttactgatatacaaacatttgttctgtaacattacattttttgttggaaaattaaggtttttgtactgactcataaaatgaacatttattaaaaaatgtgttctaaacaaaaaagcagaggAGGTGCTTCAACCCTGttgtttttgataggatttttcctcttcctgctcGTCTTCATCAGGATTTTTAGGGGGGCAAGCACCAGAGGTTTTTGCttggatttttcttcttctactttTTCTTCCgctcttcctcttccttccAAAACTAGTCAAgcagatttgttttgttttagcaaagtctaatctggcctttttgTTCATGAATGTTACCAGCAGTTTGCATCTTCAGGTAAACCGTCTgtgtttacattcatgaaggtgtctcttgattgtagactttgagaatgatacacctacctcccccagagtgttcttgacttggctagatgttgtgaaggggttttccttcaacaaggaaagaattctgcgatcatccactttagttgtcttccgtagTCGTGTTgttgagctcgccagtgcattccttctttttaaaaatgtaccaaattgttgattttcaTCCATGTGATTCCACTCCCAATGTTTCTGTTATCTCTCttataggtctgttttgttttttcagcctaatgatggcctctttcacttgcatcgacacgtCTTTGAACCCCaaattgagagttcccatgaacagctaccaaatgcaaattcaacacttggaatcaactccagaccttgtatgtccttaatttatcatgaaataacGAGGGAACAGGCCACAACTGGCCATGacactgcttatcagtcaattgtccaattacttttgagtctgtgaaaatggagagactctgtaaaaaatggctgtaattcctaaatggaacatttttgttaaaccccttgagttaaagctgaaagtctacacttcaatcacattgtgattgcttcatttctgtacatcattgtggtggtgtacagaggcaaaattatgaaaatggtGTGAtggtccaaatacttatggacctgattgTATATGGTGCTTGTACCTTCCTGTGTGTTGCATTTaatgctttcattcattcatcatcagtaagtcTTTTAcactggtcagggtcactgtggttgcatttattacaaatttttttattttttgacaaaCAGAACCAACTCTATTTGTCATTATGGATGCGTCAGGATTGGGCAAGCTTTCTGTGGGAGCAGAAAGGATTGGTCAGGATGCCTTCGGAAGTGGGGTGTGGAGGGAGATTGGATTAAAAACTGTCCTGCACATACCTCTAATGCAAAGCTTTGAAGCAAAGAGGGATCAAAGTTGAGCTTCAGAGTTTTGGTGCATAGCAACCGTTTGTTATACTTCTACTGATGACAGTTGAAAAGAGCCCCTCTgcacttttctgcttttgtaCATGGGCGGTGTACACCTATGTCTGTTTCTGTACATGTGCCAAGGTTGAAAAAGGGGAGTAGAGGCAACTCAGACCTTTCAGTTTCACTTGAGGCACATTCGTAAAAGATGGCCCATAGCCTGATTTTTAATATGTCCTCAAAAAGATGcatattactgaaaaaaagcaaacattttcAAATTCTAAGTGAGTTTTATGAGAGCTGAAAGTTACAAGAATTAAATGGCAGAATTGAAACATGCAAGAAACATGTGAAGTAAACGCTGATGTGATCAAAAGGCGAGTAAATTAGATAAGTAAGTGGAATTTGATTtaataaattcaatttaaataataactaaaatacaaattaaattagtCAAATTTATCATGTTGGGTTGGACATCATCATACCATACAACTCCCAGTGAAAGTCAAGGTGGTAATTGTTGGTGCAGTGATGAATATTCACACTGCTGAGGGTGGTGaattttttcatataaaagttaatgttcacatttcaAAGGTTTCAAAGGACTGTACTTCACAACAGGGTGAACTGAAAGTAGAGCTCACCTGTATAAGCGAGACGGTTCCATCAGGGTTACTGATTGTCTGAACGACTGTTTGTGAAGGCACCAGGTGAGCAATGCTGTGTGTGGCTGCTGCAGCAACCTGTTGAGGTGTGATTTGCTGGTCTTCAAATGCATAGAGTAAATCCTCTCTCCCATGTTGCTTGTAGCAGTTCTTAACAATCGTCCTCAGGGCCTGCGTCCATGACACCTGTTGCCAAAGGCAAACACTCATAACTCCAAAACTACAATGCTTTGCCTCAATAACAGTGGCCTCACTTGCCTCAATAATAAGCGCTTCCTTTTTAAGGGACAAAAACTAATCTTTTACTGGGAAATTCACGATATCTGAAGGAAAAATATTGAACACAAACTATGGATGGTGATTTCCATGACCATACCCGCTGTTTCTGGTCCTCTGTACGCACATCACTTCGCACATTGGCCCAGGGAATGTCCTCTGGCCACCAAATAGGTTTGCAACTCTCCTTACCCCAACCAGGTTTCCCCCGACCTGTAGAATATTTCAGCATCTCAGGAATGAAAGCTCGGAGCTGAGCCTGAGAAGGAGTATGAAAAGACATAAAGGTTAGCGTGATCACAAAAAAGGTTGTGTGGAAcaactgaatataaaaatatcttttttaaaaattctttactagataaaataataaaacaatttctttttGTCAAAATGACGAGGTTATATTATCAGGTTAAATGTGGAGTGACTGCAACAGGCCTGTGTGCTTTATCAGAAGCTGTACAGATGGCCTAATTAAATGACCTGAACACTCAGCTGCTTCCTTCATCCTACTGCTCCTAATCCGCTTGGGAGTCAATCAGAAGCCTTGGAGCTTTCCTTGATGAACTGCATAATTACCCATATACACACCCCCCAGATCCGAGCTCTTACATGCTGATTCCTGCAAAGGCCTGCCTCTCAAATCTACAAACCCCCAAAGGCGTGCCTGTGCTCTGGAGACCTTTCTTCAGGTTATGTTCACACTGCAGTTAAAAtggacacaaacacaatctTTTATCTCGTATCTAACACAGTTTTCATCACAATGTGAAGAGGAAAAACATATTTACTAAGTCTCAACTTCAGCCAGTGAACAGCACAGAATGAAAGCTAAAATTAGTGTTGTACTAAATATCGGCACTCTTGGAAACACCActtgtccaatcagattagaggaCCAGAagtaactgttgtataaataatgattttatcatCGCTACACAATATTACAAGTGACACAATATCCAGTGACGTTTTCGACGATTATATTGTATTACAAGACCTGCCATCCGTTACGCATTTTATACAGGTGTGCTGCAATTTAACATGCGAATACACTACTACAAATATATGCCCAAAGAGAACTCTCCCATAAAATGGGAGATGAGCCAATCGATATCTTCCTGGAAGCCTAGCCTCCTTCTCCCTATCTCATGTGCAGAACAGCGAAAATGCCAGACATTAGGCaactgatttgtaaaaggattatattcAAAAATGtaccattacatttttttttgttgttgttgttgtttttttttaactgtttacttAGTATTACTACAGAATCACTTACAAATCCACCATCCAGTTGAGATTTTGCGACTGCAGCTACTGGCTAACTGCTCcaactgcacagctgataatatttATGATGCCCTCCAGCACTCTTCTTAAACCTAAAATGAAGGAAATGCTTGTTtccctgtctttttttccagataCTGATTCTGGACTGTTTACAGCAATTTTAAATTGGAAAATTGCAAGCagtgaaaaaaatcagtatcAAACAAGACTAACAGGTACTGAGGTACAGCCCAGCTCACTTTGTGGAGGAAATAGCGACAACATGGAGGATTACAGGGAATTTACTGAGACAAGCAGAGGGGCATGCACTTATAAATGTGGCCAAGAACCACCTACTTTCACAGTAAGAAATCATCTGACTGACATTGCAAACAACCAACAAAAACCTTTTCCCACGGCCTAGTTGCAAAACAACATTACTTCAAACAaagctttaaaataatatttaaaaaaaaaatcctttctaTTCTGTGACTATATGTTGCACCAGAAACAGTTAGAAGTTTCACCACTGTGAACTGGTGCATAGAACTGTGTGGAAACACAGAGAGCCAGTCAGTTTGTAGCCTTTAGGATCCTGAAGCTTGCAGCcagaaaagtgtttaaaagtTTTTAGATGCTGTGACCAGAGCATGTGGGGTTGAgacataaaatcattttattactttagtTTATAACTCCACCTAGATtaaatattttgattaaaaaaaatcatgcggTAGTGTCAGATGCAGTTGTGCACATGCACTTGAATTGAAGTAACGCATCCagtctgttttcatttcttGAATATATGATACGACAACATATATTTAGCTTTCATAAACCTAGAAGACCATGCACTTAAAACCTGAGACATGCTATGCAAACTGAAACAAAGAAAGGTGTTTGTAATCTGACGTGGGACTGTGAGAAATGAGCGTTTGCCTTCAGTGCCACCTGCTGATTTGAACCCACCTGTGTCATTTTATCCACAGACACAGGGATGCCATCAATGGTAAGTGGAGGTAGTTCAGAGCTCAGGTCTCCACCACCAGGTGGTGCGTGTTCAGCTAGGGCATTTTCCAGATCCTCCAGAATCATACTTTTATACTTTCTGACCTGACAGAGAACAGTAAAAACTACACAATTTGAAACAGGTATTAAAGCTAAAGGCATTAAGACAAAGAAATTAGAGACATACACTTACCACATTCTCCAGTGGAGCAGCACCAAACACCTTAAAGACAGCATTAGGCTTAGACGGAGAAATACAAAGAACAATGGCCTGCTGTCCAACTCGTGTTGTGTATTCATCCAGTGTTGCTCTCAACTTCCTAGAGATGAGACCTCtctttaagatttaaaaattctCTACTTGCTGGTATTTAAGGGATCAGTCCCTCAGAATCAATCAATGCACACTGCACAATGTAAAGCACCACACTTACCTGAGCAGGCGAGTCTGCTGTCTTTTGCGTATTGATGGGTTTGACTCAAAGATGTGTGGTCTTTTGCGTTTTTTCCCTGTtgccacagcagcagcagctgccATGCCGACTGGACCTGAAGGTTTGTTTGTAGgtataaaaattatttagatTGCTTCCAGAATAAATAATTCCTGTTCATCAACAGCACACTTTGACTTCTTTATCAACACACTTTAACATGACTccttaaaatataacattttaacatttggtGAAATGTTATCAGTAAGTACCTGCGCACATTACTTCAACAAATATGAAGTATGTGAATaagcagaaaaacaaatgaaactaTCCtgctgaaggcaaaaaaaatccatttggaGGTGTATTTAATCCAATTTGCAGCAAACACCTGTGACTACAGTGAAGcactataatatactacaccaatcagccataacattaaaatgattgacaggtgaagtgaataatattgattatctcattacaatggcacctgtgtAAGGGGTgggatttattaggcagcaagtgaacagtcagttctcaaagttgatgtgttggaagctgGAAAAAttggcaagcgtaaggatctgagtgactttgacaacggctaaattgtgatgtctagacaactgggtcagagcatctccagaacagcaggccttgtggggtgttcctggtatgcagtggttagtggctaccaaaagtggtccaaggaaggacaactggtgaaccgtctggtctgatcacacagaagagctactgtagcacaaactgctgaaaaagttaatgtcggtgcatcgcagcttgctgcttatggggctgcgtagctgcagaccagtcagagtgcccatgctgaccctgtccaccaccaaaagtgcctacaatgggcacatgactctttcagcaggataatgcaatctgccacactgcaaaaattgttcaggaacggttcgaggaacatgacagagttcaatGTGTTGACTcggcctccaaattctccagattCCCCAAATTCCTCGGTCCGAtccagcatctgtgggatgtgctggacaaacaagtctgatccatggaggccccacctcacaacttacaggacttacaggatctgctgctaatgtcttggtgccagataccacacacaccttcagaggtcttgtggagtccaggcctcgaagggtcagagctgttttggccacaaaagggggacctacacaatattaggcaggtggttttaatgttatggctgatcagtgtatatcaCTGCCTGTATACACAGTcctctctgaaagtattggaccagcaagaccaattctttttttttttttttttgctatacattgaagacatttgggtttaagaTTGAAAGATGAATTtaagatgatagatcagaatttcatttcctgatatttacatctacagtaGATGTGTTAGAAAGACCACACAAATTTTAGGTGAGCAACAGTACTGGAACAGATAGTCCTAaagtaaatgaaattaaataacacttaatatttggttgcatatcccttgcttgaaATAACTCATATACTGAAGAACTGAAATAATCAAGACAGCAACCCAATGATATCACCAAACtcttgcattcttcttttgtgatgcttcaCCAAGCTTGTAGTGCAGCTTCTTTCATTATATGTTTGAAGGGAGAAACCCTGCCAAACaatctcctcttcaggaggtgaaatgctgctcaattgggttaaggtctggtgattgacttgaccAGTCTAAAaaacttccacttttttcccctgatgaagttctCCCTtcactgctgatgagaggtttgcatcttgtggtatggattctatatttctgctctcgaagtcttctttgaacggtggattgtgataccttcacccctgccctgtggaggttgttgatgtcactggctgttgtttttgggtttttcttcacatcgCTCACAATGTTGCTCTCATCAActgtgttgttttctttggctgatctgttccatgtctggctgttagtacaccagtggtttctttctttttcagtacattccaaattgttgtattggctatgccgaatgcttgtgcaatggctctgattgattttctctcttttctctgcgtcaaaatgacttgcttttctcccatggtttattttctctctggtcttcatattggtttatcctttttaacatcaaaaatgcagtcttcacaggcaaaacccagggctcaaaccaagagtagacattcagagctattaattaaCAATCAGTCTACCAGGTCACATCTGAGTaacaagaaacatctgtcagtcacatgttccaatatttatgatcacttgaaaaattggttgggttcaaacaaaaggtgccatgttctaagttgtttgacacatctatatgtaaatatcaggaaatgacaCTTTATACTGAGTCACGTTACTGTACAGATCGAAGCAACTGAATACTGATTATTGCTTGGAAACATGTTAAATATTCACTTTCTTtaaggaaaaatgtgatttgataGGTTAAAGAGTGCATGATTATTGCAGAGTGCATGTAGTGGGAATGTTGCATGTGTGGGTGGTATGAGTTTTGGTGGAACAAGTTTGCGTTCCTTCCTCCCACCAtccaaaatatatttgtatgtgcTGCTTTTGCATTCTACCCAAACTACTCATACATATTATTCATCTGTAAAAGTGTCAAATTCAGTGTTTTCCTGTAAATGTCCTTGTTGCACATACTGTAAGGACATCTAGCACTTCCTAGTATGATTTTAGTCACCTGCAAAGCACTACTAAGCACCTCCAAATTTCAAATGATACCTTTTCTGTCACCAACACTGGACCaaaaaattaagatttttttccccctggagTGTGCTGTACCTGCAGCTGCCAAATGTGCTGTAACCTCATCTGTTCCTGCTGAGTTTAGGATGTCAGAGTCATCGTAAGTGTCATCATCAGGGGAAGAAGGAGAGTCCTCATCAGCACTGAGCATGCCGTGCTCTGTGTAAGTAGACACATGAACCTGTTGAGAAACAGCATGGGCCTCGATGGTAGTCATGTGCTCCGCCTGATGTACTGTGTGGTCGTCCATCATTTCATACAGCTTTCCTTAAActaatacacaaacacagcacccacatagacacacatacacaaagcacaatttaaatatttcaagcAATAACTGATAGACTATATTTGCAGACACTTAAAGAACCTAAAATAGACCctactttaaaataattattcttCCATCACAATAAAAGCTCAGTTGAGAGCtaaaataagcaataaacaGAATTATGTACCTTTAGCTCTTCTATTACCTCCCACATATTGTCTCGTGTATTTCAAGACTGCGTATCATTACTCACTTAAACATTTACTGACAGTAAATAGCTGTTAATTATGAACACTTGACTAATTCTCACAATTCTCGACAGCCTTGTGTAAGATACAAGTTTGACTCATCATGCAAAGCTGTAAGATTCAAATAACTTAGCAGCTTCTGCTTCTGAGACTTGAGTGTGGTTTACATCGGCCTCAGGTGGTGATGCAAtacttaaaaacaaagaaacagactATGCCTTGCTTGGTTTAGAACACAATTTCTTAGGACACCAGTAGGGGCTGCTACAGAAGTATCTATTACTTCGAACTAATTTTTATCAGTTTGCCAAAATTACATCTACATCGTGGTGAAATCAGCACTGGCACAAATGAAGGAGCTGTATGGCAGAGCTGAATATTACAGATTTGGTTTATCATCGGCTTTAAACTTTACATCTTCCAAAACACTGCATTATATACTTTATTTGGTTATTAGTACTACATGCTTAACAAAATTCACCTGGTATGGATTTACTGTCTTTGTTTAGAATTTAATTGCAAAAGGTTCAGAAATTGGCTTGAAAAATATGGAATGATAAGTAAAAATTATACTCagaataaacatgtaaacatgcaatttttcctttaaatacaACATCAGGATATCATGAATCACAGGAGTTTCAAAGTGTAGATGTGctttttcactttcatcatTTTCTCATCTCTCATACACATCTTTATTTACAGCTACTGAGGCTTAAAAGTATTTGCAGTGAGAATGaatactttgttgaaaaaagtaaaaaaaaaaaagtgtgattaaATGTGTGATATAACTGTAGATTCCCTATACATGTCACAGATGATGCCAAGGCCCATATTACCACTATGGACAGAACAGACGCACTGAACACCACATCATTTCCTCTGATGCATCCAACTAATAAAACAGTGGctcaaattataattaaaatcatcAAAATCCTTCAGGATGATCCTGAGACTGCTTCCATTATAAGGAACCTCAAATCATCTCCTAAACAGATGCTCACCAGGTATAAGTAACTACAGTACTTCTGCATGCAACCATTCAAAATGGTCTACTAGCAAACTAACACAGGCCCTGATGcacaggttcccagccctggtccaGGAGAACCCTCTATCCTGCAACTTTTAGTGCGTTAGCCCGCTTCAACTAATTGGgtaattaacagcccttcctgagttggtgtgggtgtggtagagcagggaaaacactaaaatgtgcagaacCCCCTGTCAGTGACCTGATGTATCAGGTTTTGTTGCTCATCACTCCTCATGCATCACTGCAGGACTTGTTTACTGTCTCTCCTGCTAGAGATACACCTGGATAATACAGAGTattaagtatgcctgagttgccgttcctaaatacctagcctacagctaagcatctgttagcacccacaattccatCACTCCTCGTTCATGGTATTTAGGAacggcaactcaggcatacttacaacagccatgtatacaggaatattctgacgcctgtacgcatataaacatcgtatttggaatatggctgcaacctgaaTATAGAACTTacacggaatttgatgtgcatgtaaacgtagcctctCATTCTGTTAAAGAATCTCTGAGCTTGTAGACAAGCGAGTTCCCTCACTTCGTTGCTCCTCTAGTGATACGTTCTGATGATACGATGATGCTCAACAAAATGATCAGCCAGTCTCGGTTTCTCTGATCTGTATTATCCAGGTGTATCTCTAGCAGGAGAGACAGTAAACAAGTCCTGCAGTGATGCATGAGGAGTGATGAGCAACAAAAGAATGcggactgagcatgtgcatgtatctcctttcagtggattttctgagtaaggtgtttacatgcaacacatTTCTGATTCAAACAGCCATATTCCGgggtgggaatcagaatattgtcttaatctgaatccgGCAATCgttttgcagcatttacatGCATGACtcaatattgccaaattctgattaatattggaatactgatgtgcatgtaaacgtagtcaGTGTCatgtttttactgttattacatCATTAAGCATTTTATagtgtcctgtttctctggaaaatgTGTGTACTCCTCTTAAT encodes:
- the nrf1 gene encoding nuclear respiratory factor 1 isoform X1; this encodes MMDDHTVHQAEHMTTIEAHAVSQQVHVSTYTEHGMLSADEDSPSSPDDDTYDDSDILNSAGTDEVTAHLAAAGPVGMAAAAAVATGKKRKRPHIFESNPSIRKRQQTRLLRKLRATLDEYTTRVGQQAIVLCISPSKPNAVFKVFGAAPLENVVRKYKSMILEDLENALAEHAPPGGGDLSSELPPLTIDGIPVSVDKMTQAQLRAFIPEMLKYSTGRGKPGWGKESCKPIWWPEDIPWANVRSDVRTEDQKQRVSWTQALRTIVKNCYKQHGREDLLYAFEDQQITPQQVAAAATHSIAHLVPSQTVVQTISNPDGTVSLIQVGTGATVATLTDASDLPGTVTVAQVNYSTVTDGEVEQNWATLQGGEMTIQTTQASEATQAVASLAEAAVAASQDMQPGATVTMALNSEAAAHAVATLAEATLQGGGQIVLAGETAAAVGALTGVQDANGLVQIPVSMYQTVVTSLAQGNRPVQVAMAPVATRIDNTVTLDGQAVEVVTLEQ
- the nrf1 gene encoding nuclear respiratory factor 1 isoform X2 yields the protein MLSADEDSPSSPDDDTYDDSDILNSAGTDEVTAHLAAAGPVGMAAAAAVATGKKRKRPHIFESNPSIRKRQQTRLLRKLRATLDEYTTRVGQQAIVLCISPSKPNAVFKVFGAAPLENVVRKYKSMILEDLENALAEHAPPGGGDLSSELPPLTIDGIPVSVDKMTQAQLRAFIPEMLKYSTGRGKPGWGKESCKPIWWPEDIPWANVRSDVRTEDQKQRVSWTQALRTIVKNCYKQHGREDLLYAFEDQQITPQQVAAAATHSIAHLVPSQTVVQTISNPDGTVSLIQVGTGATVATLTDASDLPGTVTVAQVNYSTVTDGEVEQNWATLQGGEMTIQTTQASEATQAVASLAEAAVAASQDMQPGATVTMALNSEAAAHAVATLAEATLQGGGQIVLAGETAAAVGALTGVQDANGLVQIPVSMYQTVVTSLAQGNRPVQVAMAPVATRIDNTVTLDGQAVEVVTLEQ